Proteins encoded within one genomic window of Citrobacter amalonaticus Y19:
- a CDS encoding MFS transporter produces MSTMIKRTKVRYSILIFLFLATVFNYADRATLSVVAPIMSKELGFDPEAMGLAFSSFGIAYVIMQLPGGWLLDRYGSRLVYGCALIGWSLVTMFQGTIYLYASPLIVLIILRLLMGAIEAPAFPANSRLSVQWFPNNERGFVTSVYQAAQYISLGIITPLMTIILHNLSWHFVFYYIGAIGVVLGVFWLIKIKDPMHHPKVNQQEIDYIREGGGEPMLGSKKEPQKVTLAQIKSVCVNRMMIGVYIGQFCVTSITWFFLTWFPTYLYQAKGMSILKVGFVASIPAIAGFIGGLLGGVFSDWLLKRGYSLTTARKLPVICGMLLSCVIVIANYTSSEFVVIAAMSLAFFAKGFGNLGWCVLSDTSPKEVLGIAGGVFNMCGNMASIVTPLVIGVILANTQSFDFAILYVGSMGLIGLISYLFIVGPLDRITLTPSAA; encoded by the coding sequence ATGAGCACAATGATAAAGCGCACCAAAGTGCGTTACAGCATTCTTATATTTTTATTTCTTGCCACGGTATTTAATTACGCCGACCGGGCAACGTTATCCGTCGTCGCGCCCATTATGAGTAAAGAATTAGGCTTTGACCCGGAAGCTATGGGACTGGCTTTTTCTTCTTTTGGTATTGCGTATGTGATCATGCAATTACCAGGCGGTTGGTTATTAGACCGCTACGGCTCGCGTCTGGTATACGGTTGCGCGCTGATCGGTTGGTCGCTGGTGACCATGTTCCAGGGCACCATCTATCTGTACGCCAGCCCGCTGATTGTCCTGATTATTCTGCGTTTATTGATGGGCGCAATCGAGGCGCCCGCCTTCCCGGCAAACAGTCGCTTAAGCGTACAGTGGTTCCCGAATAATGAGCGTGGGTTTGTCACCTCGGTTTATCAGGCGGCACAGTATATCTCGCTGGGAATAATTACCCCGCTAATGACCATTATTCTGCATAACCTGAGCTGGCATTTTGTCTTTTATTATATCGGCGCGATTGGCGTTGTTCTTGGCGTCTTCTGGTTAATTAAAATCAAAGATCCGATGCACCATCCCAAAGTGAATCAGCAGGAAATTGACTATATTCGCGAAGGTGGCGGTGAACCGATGCTGGGCAGTAAAAAGGAACCGCAGAAGGTCACACTCGCCCAGATCAAAAGCGTCTGCGTTAACCGGATGATGATCGGTGTCTACATCGGGCAGTTTTGCGTCACCTCTATCACCTGGTTCTTCCTGACCTGGTTCCCGACCTATCTGTACCAGGCCAAGGGGATGTCGATTCTGAAAGTGGGCTTTGTCGCCAGTATCCCGGCAATTGCCGGATTCATCGGCGGTCTGCTTGGCGGCGTCTTCTCCGACTGGTTGCTCAAGCGCGGTTACAGCCTCACCACCGCGCGTAAACTGCCGGTGATTTGCGGCATGCTGCTCTCCTGCGTGATTGTTATCGCGAACTACACCTCTTCGGAGTTCGTGGTCATTGCCGCGATGAGTCTGGCCTTTTTCGCCAAAGGATTTGGCAACCTCGGCTGGTGCGTCCTCAGCGATACGTCGCCGAAAGAGGTGCTGGGCATTGCGGGCGGCGTCTTCAATATGTGCGGCAACATGGCCAGTATCGTCACACCGCTGGTGATCGGTGTGATTCTGGCCAACACTCAGTCGTTTGACTTCGCCATTCTGTACGTCGGCTCAATGGGACTCATTGGCCTGATTTCCTACCTGTTTATTGTTGGACCGTTGGACCGCATTACGCTAACCCCGTCTGCTGCCTGA
- a CDS encoding LacI family DNA-binding transcriptional regulator — protein MKSTKPPRAPTLEDVARSAGLSPMTVSRALNTPQLVRPKTVEKVMQAVRATGYIPNALAGGLASRRSKLIAIVVPQINNNMFVDTIQSLSDELGRRGYHILLCVAGYTEQTEAELVATLLSRRPDGVVLTGIHHTSELKKVILNAAIPVVEIWDLTPTPLDMLVGFSHEKVGQATGEYLLSKGYRRPGLLWTADRRAGQRKQGLCSVLARHDIHDVPQVDVPLPASLSLGRSGLTQLFSEGEFDVIVCSSDTLAQGAMMEAESRGLRIPQDIAVIGFGDLDFAASNRPSITTVSVDRRAIGQRAATLLANRIEQTAVEEAIIDIGFHLIERESA, from the coding sequence GTGAAGAGCACAAAACCACCTCGCGCGCCGACGCTGGAAGATGTTGCCCGCAGTGCTGGACTGTCGCCCATGACGGTGAGTCGGGCGCTCAATACACCGCAGCTGGTACGGCCTAAAACGGTTGAGAAAGTGATGCAGGCAGTGCGGGCGACCGGCTATATCCCCAACGCGCTGGCGGGAGGACTTGCGTCACGGCGCAGTAAATTGATTGCCATCGTGGTACCGCAGATCAACAACAACATGTTCGTCGATACTATTCAGTCGCTGAGCGATGAACTGGGAAGGCGCGGCTATCATATTCTCCTGTGCGTGGCGGGGTATACCGAACAGACGGAAGCGGAACTGGTGGCGACACTGCTTTCCCGGCGTCCTGACGGTGTCGTATTAACCGGCATCCACCACACCAGCGAACTGAAAAAAGTGATCCTGAACGCGGCCATTCCGGTGGTAGAAATCTGGGATCTCACGCCAACGCCGCTCGATATGCTCGTCGGTTTCTCCCATGAAAAAGTCGGGCAGGCCACCGGCGAGTATCTGCTCAGTAAAGGGTATCGACGCCCCGGTTTGCTGTGGACGGCCGATCGCCGCGCGGGTCAGCGAAAGCAGGGGTTATGCAGTGTTCTGGCACGTCATGATATTCATGATGTGCCGCAGGTGGATGTGCCGCTTCCGGCGTCGCTGTCGCTGGGACGCAGTGGCCTCACGCAACTCTTCAGTGAAGGGGAATTCGACGTGATTGTCTGCAGTTCTGACACGCTGGCGCAGGGCGCAATGATGGAAGCGGAAAGCCGTGGATTACGTATTCCGCAGGATATAGCCGTCATCGGCTTTGGCGATCTCGATTTTGCCGCCAGCAATCGTCCGTCGATCACCACCGTCAGCGTCGACCGCCGCGCCATTGGTCAGCGAGCCGCCACGCTATTGGCGAATCGCATTGAACAAACGGCGGTGGAAGAAGCCATTATCGACATCGGTTTTCACCTTATTGAGCGTGAGTCCGCATAA
- the pptA gene encoding tautomerase PptA, with product MPHVDIKCFPRDLNDEQKSALASEITEVIIRHLKSKERSVSVALTEIPEEAWQGVWDSEIAPQMDVLIKKPGYSM from the coding sequence ATGCCGCACGTTGATATTAAATGTTTCCCGCGCGACCTGAATGATGAGCAAAAATCGGCGCTGGCCTCAGAGATTACTGAGGTGATCATTCGCCATCTGAAAAGTAAGGAGCGCTCGGTGAGCGTGGCGCTGACTGAAATTCCGGAAGAAGCGTGGCAGGGCGTGTGGGATAGCGAGATTGCGCCGCAGATGGACGTGCTGATTAAAAAGCCTGGCTACAGCATGTAA
- a CDS encoding alkyl/aryl-sulfatase produces MQLNTIARGLLLAGLLTSFSLPLIAAEAPKDATAATQQANNALYNQLPFSDNTDFTDAHKGFIAPIPQEVIKGEQGNVIWNPQQYAFIKEGDKSPDSVNPSLWRQAQLINISGLFEVTEGVYQIRNLDLSNMTIIEGKDGITVVDPLVSAETAKVGMDLYFKNRSKKPVVAVIYTHSHVDHYGGVRGVVDEADVKSGNVKIYAPAGFMEEAVSENIMAGNVMSRRASYMYGNLLKPDVKGQVGAGLGTTTSAGTVTLIAPTNYITKTGQKEVIDGLTYDFLMAPGSEAPSEMLWYIEEKKIIETAEDVTHTLHNTYSLRGAKIRQPLPWSKYINEALTLWGDKAEIILAQHHWPTWGNDNVVKLLKSQRDLYRYINDQTLRMANQGLTRDEIAANFTLPPALANTWANRGYYGSVSHDVKATYVLYLGWFDGNPATLDELPPEEGAKKFVEYMGGADAILQKAKQDYDQGNYRWVAQVVSKVVFADPNNQAARNLEADALEQLGYQAESGPWRNFYLTGAQELRNGVVKGPTPNTASGDTVRAMTPEMFFDYLAVHVNGQKAADAKAVLNFDFGDDGGKYKVELENGVLNHTANVQDANADATISLSRDALNRIVLKEETLKDATDKGDVKITGNGEKLNELLGYMDKFEFWFNIVTP; encoded by the coding sequence ATGCAACTCAATACCATCGCCAGGGGTTTACTCCTTGCCGGGCTGTTAACGTCGTTTTCTCTCCCGCTTATCGCTGCTGAAGCGCCTAAAGATGCCACTGCCGCCACGCAACAGGCGAACAATGCGCTCTATAATCAATTACCTTTCTCCGATAACACCGACTTTACCGATGCGCACAAAGGCTTTATCGCTCCAATCCCCCAGGAGGTGATTAAGGGTGAACAAGGCAACGTTATCTGGAATCCTCAGCAATATGCGTTCATTAAAGAAGGCGATAAATCTCCCGACTCAGTAAACCCCAGCCTCTGGCGTCAGGCGCAGTTGATTAATATCAGCGGTCTGTTTGAGGTAACGGAGGGCGTTTATCAGATTCGTAATCTTGACCTGTCGAATATGACGATTATCGAAGGTAAAGACGGCATCACCGTTGTCGATCCGCTGGTTTCGGCAGAAACGGCGAAAGTGGGCATGGATTTGTACTTTAAGAACCGGAGTAAAAAACCGGTCGTGGCGGTGATTTACACCCACAGCCACGTTGACCACTACGGCGGCGTTCGCGGCGTGGTGGACGAAGCCGACGTGAAATCAGGCAATGTGAAAATCTACGCCCCTGCCGGATTCATGGAGGAGGCGGTCTCAGAAAATATCATGGCCGGGAACGTCATGAGCCGGCGCGCCAGCTACATGTACGGCAACCTGCTGAAACCGGATGTCAAAGGCCAGGTCGGCGCGGGTCTGGGTACCACCACCTCCGCCGGGACGGTGACGCTGATTGCTCCGACCAATTACATTACTAAGACCGGGCAGAAAGAGGTTATTGACGGACTGACCTACGATTTCCTGATGGCGCCGGGTTCCGAGGCCCCTTCCGAAATGCTGTGGTATATCGAAGAGAAGAAAATCATCGAAACCGCTGAAGATGTCACCCATACCCTGCACAACACCTATTCCCTGCGCGGCGCAAAAATTCGCCAGCCTCTGCCGTGGTCTAAATACATCAACGAGGCGCTTACCCTGTGGGGCGATAAAGCCGAAATTATCCTGGCGCAGCACCACTGGCCAACCTGGGGAAATGACAATGTAGTCAAGTTGCTGAAAAGTCAGCGCGATTTGTATCGCTATATCAACGACCAGACGCTGCGAATGGCGAACCAGGGGTTAACCCGCGATGAGATCGCCGCTAACTTCACCTTGCCACCGGCACTTGCCAATACCTGGGCAAACCGCGGTTACTATGGTTCGGTCAGCCACGACGTGAAAGCAACCTATGTGCTGTATCTCGGCTGGTTTGACGGCAACCCGGCGACTCTGGACGAATTGCCGCCGGAAGAAGGCGCGAAGAAATTTGTGGAGTACATGGGCGGCGCTGACGCCATTTTGCAAAAAGCGAAGCAGGATTACGATCAGGGCAACTATCGCTGGGTCGCGCAGGTGGTCAGCAAAGTCGTATTTGCCGATCCGAATAATCAGGCCGCGAGAAATCTGGAAGCGGACGCGCTTGAACAGCTGGGGTATCAGGCCGAATCTGGTCCGTGGCGTAACTTCTACCTGACCGGCGCACAGGAACTGCGTAACGGCGTCGTGAAAGGGCCAACGCCGAATACCGCCAGTGGGGATACCGTGCGCGCCATGACGCCGGAAATGTTCTTTGATTATCTCGCCGTCCACGTTAACGGCCAAAAAGCGGCAGATGCCAAAGCGGTTCTCAACTTCGATTTCGGTGACGACGGCGGCAAGTACAAAGTCGAACTGGAAAACGGCGTGCTGAACCACACCGCGAACGTGCAGGACGCCAATGCCGATGCCACCATCAGCCTGTCGCGCGATGCACTGAACCGCATTGTGTTGAAAGAAGAAACGCTGAAAGACGCGACGGATAAAGGTGACGTAAAAATCACCGGCAATGGGGAAAAACTGAACGAACTGCTGGGTTATATGGATAAGTTCGAATTCTGGTTCAATATCGTTACGCCGTAA
- a CDS encoding L-talarate/galactarate dehydratase, producing MSLSANSDAVTYAKTANARTAAETGDRIEWVKLSLAFLPLATPVSDAKVLTGRQKPLTEVAIIIAEIRSRDGFEGVGFSYSKRAGGQGIYAHAKEIADNLLGEDPNDIDKIYTKLLWAGASVGRSGMAVQAISPIDIALWDMKAKRAGLPLAKLLGAHRDSVQCYNTSGGFLHTPLDQVLKNVVISRENGIGGIKLKVGQPNCAEDIRRLTAVREALGDDFPLMVDANQQWDRETAIRMGRKMEQFNLIWIEEPLDAYDVEGHAQLAAALDTPIATGEMLTSFREHEQLILGNASDFVQPDAPRVGGISPFLKIMDLAAKHGRKLAPHFAMEVHLHLSAAYPLEPWLEHFEWLNPLFNEQLELRDGRMWISDRHGLGFTLSEQARRWTQLSCEFGKRP from the coding sequence ATGTCTTTAAGCGCGAATTCTGACGCCGTAACTTATGCCAAAACAGCCAATGCCAGAACGGCAGCGGAAACCGGAGATCGCATCGAGTGGGTGAAGCTGTCGCTGGCCTTTCTGCCGCTGGCGACCCCGGTGAGTGACGCCAAAGTGTTGACCGGTCGCCAGAAACCGCTGACCGAAGTGGCAATCATCATTGCGGAGATCCGCAGCCGCGATGGATTTGAAGGCGTGGGCTTCAGCTATTCAAAACGCGCCGGTGGTCAGGGCATTTACGCTCATGCCAAAGAAATCGCCGATAACCTGCTGGGTGAAGATCCGAATGACATCGACAAGATCTACACCAAACTGCTGTGGGCAGGCGCCTCCGTTGGCCGCAGTGGAATGGCGGTTCAGGCCATCTCCCCTATCGATATCGCCCTCTGGGACATGAAAGCCAAGCGTGCTGGGCTGCCGCTGGCAAAACTGCTGGGTGCGCACCGGGATTCCGTGCAGTGCTACAACACCTCCGGCGGCTTCCTGCATACGCCGCTCGATCAGGTACTGAAAAATGTGGTGATTTCACGTGAAAACGGCATCGGTGGGATCAAGCTGAAAGTTGGTCAACCCAACTGCGCCGAGGATATCCGCCGCTTAACCGCCGTTCGCGAAGCGCTGGGCGATGACTTCCCGTTGATGGTCGATGCCAACCAACAGTGGGATCGTGAAACGGCTATTCGCATGGGGCGCAAAATGGAGCAGTTCAACCTCATCTGGATTGAAGAGCCGCTGGACGCCTACGATGTTGAAGGCCACGCCCAGCTTGCGGCCGCGCTGGATACGCCCATCGCGACCGGTGAAATGCTTACCAGCTTCCGCGAACATGAACAGCTGATCCTGGGGAACGCCAGCGACTTCGTCCAGCCAGACGCCCCGCGCGTTGGCGGTATTTCACCGTTCCTGAAGATTATGGATCTGGCCGCGAAGCACGGACGTAAGCTTGCGCCGCATTTTGCTATGGAAGTTCACCTGCATTTGTCTGCCGCCTACCCGCTGGAGCCGTGGCTGGAGCATTTCGAGTGGCTGAACCCGCTGTTCAACGAACAGCTTGAACTGCGCGACGGTCGCATGTGGATCTCCGATCGCCACGGCCTGGGTTTCACCCTGAGCGAACAGGCTCGCCGCTGGACCCAATTAAGCTGCGAATTTGGCAAACGCCCCTGA
- a CDS encoding flavin reductase family protein produces the protein MSRFRPVELRHASRLLNHGPTVLITSRDEVSNRRNIMAAAWSMPVEFEPPRLAIVVDKTAWSRELIERSGLFGIVIPGVAATNWTYAVGSVSGRDEDKFNCYGIPVIKGPVLGLPVVEEKCLAWMECRLLPATAAQEKYDTLFGEVVSAAADERVFVEGRWQFDDDKLNTLHHLGAGTFVTSGKRVTAG, from the coding sequence ATGAGCCGATTCCGTCCTGTCGAATTACGCCACGCCAGTCGCCTGCTCAATCATGGCCCTACGGTGCTGATAACCAGTCGCGATGAGGTCAGCAACCGACGCAACATCATGGCCGCCGCGTGGTCTATGCCCGTCGAGTTTGAACCGCCCCGCCTCGCCATTGTGGTCGATAAAACGGCCTGGTCGCGAGAGTTAATTGAGCGCAGCGGCCTGTTTGGTATCGTCATTCCCGGCGTCGCCGCCACCAACTGGACTTACGCCGTCGGCAGCGTTTCCGGGCGCGATGAAGACAAATTCAACTGTTACGGTATCCCGGTGATAAAAGGACCGGTTCTGGGACTGCCGGTCGTCGAAGAAAAATGTCTGGCCTGGATGGAGTGTCGCCTGCTCCCCGCCACCGCCGCGCAGGAAAAATACGACACCTTATTCGGTGAAGTGGTTTCTGCCGCCGCGGATGAACGCGTGTTTGTCGAAGGCCGCTGGCAGTTCGATGACGATAAGCTCAATACTCTGCATCACCTTGGTGCCGGAACGTTCGTCACCAGCGGAAAACGCGTGACAGCGGGCTAA
- a CDS encoding glutathione S-transferase family protein yields MIKVYGAPGWGSAISELMLTLADIPYRFVDVSGFNNEGPQRDLLQKINPLCQVPTLTLENGEVMTETAAIALMVLDRRPDLAPPVESTERQQFQRLLIWLVANIYPTFTYADYPERWVPDAPAQLKKNCIEYRKSLYLWLNGQLSAEPYAFGEQLTLIDCYLCVMRTWGPGHDWFQGNTPNISAIADAVCQRAELRQVLKNNEII; encoded by the coding sequence ATGATTAAGGTTTATGGGGCGCCTGGGTGGGGGTCAGCGATCAGCGAATTAATGCTTACGCTGGCGGACATTCCGTATCGCTTTGTTGATGTCAGCGGTTTTAACAACGAAGGGCCGCAGCGCGATCTGCTGCAAAAAATCAATCCGCTGTGCCAGGTACCGACGCTTACGCTTGAGAATGGCGAGGTGATGACCGAAACGGCAGCGATTGCGCTGATGGTACTCGATCGTCGCCCCGATCTGGCGCCGCCCGTTGAAAGCACCGAGCGCCAGCAGTTTCAGCGCCTGTTAATCTGGCTGGTGGCCAATATCTATCCGACATTTACCTACGCTGACTATCCGGAACGCTGGGTTCCTGATGCACCCGCTCAGTTAAAAAAGAACTGTATTGAATACCGTAAATCCCTCTACCTCTGGTTGAACGGTCAACTGAGTGCGGAACCGTATGCGTTCGGCGAACAGTTAACGCTGATCGATTGTTATCTTTGCGTGATGCGCACCTGGGGGCCGGGTCATGACTGGTTTCAGGGTAATACGCCAAATATCAGCGCGATAGCGGATGCGGTCTGTCAGCGGGCAGAACTACGCCAGGTGCTGAAAAACAATGAGATCATCTAA